A single Hyperolius riggenbachi isolate aHypRig1 chromosome 12, aHypRig1.pri, whole genome shotgun sequence DNA region contains:
- the COIL gene encoding coilin isoform X1: MAAEEVRVKLEFDYPPPAVPESRHVWMLVRREECRAVTDLSCLLRERFYPHHKGAPPPRLYVQECLLPPGESIRVLREGDLIRVKFDAHSAEDHETGSDNQSRPPKKRRWHKAEDNNEEECFFTPKHKKQKPQDPQSANTHQKDKKKSWKKMIPEDGTLEESTETYRKKLNKQTVIPEGRNSEESSEGSSKISKVIPEKMNSEVSSEKKKRKKKRAVLEQTDPEESSKRKKQKKVVLEQRDSEGSSEIPTKKVHKKKGKPKKQVSEDFSSIKEIEKNLSPAKANCEPQAKKLRARSSSDSSTSSSDDEPVSIKKVVSLVPETSASNVSVTVVTSDVSMKSTTKNLNLGKSFVSSTEQSCSTETPSQVLDDSSIRVTLTKNSGTSSSVVKNKENSSSSESDSSEDDAKKPRSATAPHLNGASNGHCEGDDSSSSDSDTFVIKKPIIPSFVTTNGNVASGVQQGPLPKPDVLGHGRGRGRDNPLWRGQGGRGFRGQGNQNRGRGNPNQFFYNYDPQMKEQQLDEPATNVSIIIQNPPEPARKDYSTLPLLAAPPQVGKCIAFKLLELTDNYTPEVSDYKEGRILSFDPVTQQLELQLLGQQQRREPGKFDLIYEMEDGSRKVEFATPQGWKVTQHWSTLMEPRLLIENNVEEVLSVQS, translated from the exons ATGGCCGCAGAGGAGGTTCGGGTAAAGCTGGAATTTGATTACCCTCCTCCCGCTGTACCGGAGAGCCGCCATGTCTGGATGTtagtgaggagggaggagtgcCGAGCCGTCACTGACCTGAGCTGCCTGCTGCGGGAACGCTTCTACCCCCACCACAAGGGGGCGCCCCCTCCCCGCCTCTATGTGCAGGAGTGTCTGCTGCCCCCCGGGGAGAGCATCCGTGTCCTGAGGGAGGGGGACCTTATCAG GGTGAAGTTTGATGCCCATAGTGCCGAAGACCATGAGACAGGCAGTGACAACCAATCTCGTCCGCCCAAAAAGAGACGCTGGCACAAAGCTGAGGATAACAATGAGGAGGAGTGCTTCTTTACTCCCAAACACAAGAAACAAAAACCTCAGGACCCTCAATCTGCCAATACACACCAGAAGGACAAGAAGAAAAGTTGGAAAAAGATGATTCCTGAGGATGGAACCTTAGAAGAGTCCACAGAGACTTACAGGAAGAAATTGAATAAACAAACAGTGATTCCCGAGGGAAGAAACTCAGAGGAATCTTCAGAGGGTTCCAGTAAGATATCAAAAGTAATTCCTGAGAAGATGAATTCAGAAGTGTCATCAGAAAAGAAGAAACGGAAGAAGAAGAGGGCGGTTTTGGAGCAGACGGACCCTGAAGAATCCTCAAAGAGAAAGAAACAGAAGAAGGTGGTTCTAGAGCAGAGAGACTCTGAAGGATCCTCAGAGATTCCCACTAAAAAAGTGCATAAAAAGAAAGGCAAACCAAAGAAGCAGGTCTCTGAGGATTTTTCTTCCATTAAGGAAATCGAGAAGAATCTGTCACCAGCAAAGGCAAACTGTGAACCCCAAGCCAAGAAGTTGAGAGCGAGGTCCAGCAGTGATTCCTCCACATCTTCATCTGACGATGAACCAGTCAGCATTAAAAAGGtagtttcattggttcctgagacATCTGCCAGTAATGTTTCTGTGACTGTGGTTACATCAGACGTAAGTATGAAGTCTACGACCAAGAATTTGAACTTAGGAAAGTCCTTTGTGTCTTCAACTGAGCAATCTTGCTCCACAGAGACGCCATCACAAGTACTTGATGATTCCTCTATTCGTGTTACATTGACCAAGAATTCTGGCACCTCTTCCAGTGTGGTGAAAAACAAGGAGAACTCTTCCAGTTCTGAATCTGACTCATCTGAAGATGATGCTAAGAAGCCTAGATCAGCAACTGCACCGCACCTGAATGGTGCATCTAATGGACACTGTGAAGGAGATGATTCTTCCAGCTCTGACTCGGATACTTTTGTCATCAAGAAGCCAATTATTCCAAGCTTTGTAACCACTAATGGAAATGTAGCCAGTGGTGTTCAGCAGGGACCACTGCCCAAGCCTGATGTGCTGGGCCATGGAAGGGGACGTGGGAGAGACAACCCGCTCTGGAGGGGCCAGGGGGGCCGTGGGTTTAGAGGGCAGGGAAACCAGAATAGAGGTCGAGGAAACCCCAACCAGTTCTTCTACAATTATGATCCACAAATGAAGGAGCAGCAACTGGATGAACCTGCAACCAATGTGTCAATAATTATCCAG AACCCTCCAGAGCCTGCGAGGAAAGATTACAGCACTCTACCGCTGCTGGCCGCGCCCCCACAAGTGGGCAAATGCATCGCTTTCAAG CTGCTGGAACTGACAGACAACTACACACCAGAGGTGTCAGATTACAAG GAGGGACGCATCCTCAGCTTTGATCCGGTGACACAACAGTTGGAATTGCAGCTTCTCGGCCAGCAGCAGA GAAGGGAGCCGGGGAAGTTTGATCTGATTTATGAAATGGAGGATGGATCTCGGAAGGTAGAGTTCGCCACACCTCAGGGATGGAAG GTCacccagcactggagcacactgaTGGAGCCGCGACTGCTGATAGAAAACAATGTGGAAGAAGTACTTTCGGTGCAATCGTGA
- the COIL gene encoding coilin isoform X2, giving the protein MAAEEVRVKLEFDYPPPAVPESRHVWMLVRREECRAVTDLSCLLRERFYPHHKGAPPPRLYVQECLLPPGESIRVLREGDLIRVKFDAHSAEDHETGSDNQSRPPKKRRWHKAEDNNEEECFFTPKHKKQKPQDPQSANTHQKDKKKSWKKMIPEDGTLEESTETYRKKLNKQTVIPEGRNSEESSEGSSKISKVIPEKMNSEVSSEKKKRKKKRAVLEQTDPEESSKRKKQKKVVLEQRDSEGSSEIPTKKVHKKKGKPKKQVSEDFSSIKEIEKNLSPAKANCEPQAKKLRARSSSDSSTSSSDDEPVSIKKVVSLVPETSASNVSVTVVTSDVSMKSTTKNLNLGKSFVSSTEQSCSTETPSQVLDDSSIRVTLTKNSGTSSSVVKNKENSSSSESDSSEDDAKKPRSATAPHLNGASNGHCEGDDSSSSDSDTFVIKKPIIPSFVTTNGNVASGVQQGPLPKPDVLGHGRGRGRDNPLWRGQGGRGFRGQGNQNRGRGNPNQFFYNYDPQMKEQQLDEPATNVSIIIQNPPEPARKDYSTLPLLAAPPQVGKCIAFKLLELTDNYTPEVSDYKEGRILSFDPVTQQLELQLLGQQQSHPALEHTDGAATADRKQCGRSTFGAIVIDHATNCHQVPDWQQHQHRHPSE; this is encoded by the exons ATGGCCGCAGAGGAGGTTCGGGTAAAGCTGGAATTTGATTACCCTCCTCCCGCTGTACCGGAGAGCCGCCATGTCTGGATGTtagtgaggagggaggagtgcCGAGCCGTCACTGACCTGAGCTGCCTGCTGCGGGAACGCTTCTACCCCCACCACAAGGGGGCGCCCCCTCCCCGCCTCTATGTGCAGGAGTGTCTGCTGCCCCCCGGGGAGAGCATCCGTGTCCTGAGGGAGGGGGACCTTATCAG GGTGAAGTTTGATGCCCATAGTGCCGAAGACCATGAGACAGGCAGTGACAACCAATCTCGTCCGCCCAAAAAGAGACGCTGGCACAAAGCTGAGGATAACAATGAGGAGGAGTGCTTCTTTACTCCCAAACACAAGAAACAAAAACCTCAGGACCCTCAATCTGCCAATACACACCAGAAGGACAAGAAGAAAAGTTGGAAAAAGATGATTCCTGAGGATGGAACCTTAGAAGAGTCCACAGAGACTTACAGGAAGAAATTGAATAAACAAACAGTGATTCCCGAGGGAAGAAACTCAGAGGAATCTTCAGAGGGTTCCAGTAAGATATCAAAAGTAATTCCTGAGAAGATGAATTCAGAAGTGTCATCAGAAAAGAAGAAACGGAAGAAGAAGAGGGCGGTTTTGGAGCAGACGGACCCTGAAGAATCCTCAAAGAGAAAGAAACAGAAGAAGGTGGTTCTAGAGCAGAGAGACTCTGAAGGATCCTCAGAGATTCCCACTAAAAAAGTGCATAAAAAGAAAGGCAAACCAAAGAAGCAGGTCTCTGAGGATTTTTCTTCCATTAAGGAAATCGAGAAGAATCTGTCACCAGCAAAGGCAAACTGTGAACCCCAAGCCAAGAAGTTGAGAGCGAGGTCCAGCAGTGATTCCTCCACATCTTCATCTGACGATGAACCAGTCAGCATTAAAAAGGtagtttcattggttcctgagacATCTGCCAGTAATGTTTCTGTGACTGTGGTTACATCAGACGTAAGTATGAAGTCTACGACCAAGAATTTGAACTTAGGAAAGTCCTTTGTGTCTTCAACTGAGCAATCTTGCTCCACAGAGACGCCATCACAAGTACTTGATGATTCCTCTATTCGTGTTACATTGACCAAGAATTCTGGCACCTCTTCCAGTGTGGTGAAAAACAAGGAGAACTCTTCCAGTTCTGAATCTGACTCATCTGAAGATGATGCTAAGAAGCCTAGATCAGCAACTGCACCGCACCTGAATGGTGCATCTAATGGACACTGTGAAGGAGATGATTCTTCCAGCTCTGACTCGGATACTTTTGTCATCAAGAAGCCAATTATTCCAAGCTTTGTAACCACTAATGGAAATGTAGCCAGTGGTGTTCAGCAGGGACCACTGCCCAAGCCTGATGTGCTGGGCCATGGAAGGGGACGTGGGAGAGACAACCCGCTCTGGAGGGGCCAGGGGGGCCGTGGGTTTAGAGGGCAGGGAAACCAGAATAGAGGTCGAGGAAACCCCAACCAGTTCTTCTACAATTATGATCCACAAATGAAGGAGCAGCAACTGGATGAACCTGCAACCAATGTGTCAATAATTATCCAG AACCCTCCAGAGCCTGCGAGGAAAGATTACAGCACTCTACCGCTGCTGGCCGCGCCCCCACAAGTGGGCAAATGCATCGCTTTCAAG CTGCTGGAACTGACAGACAACTACACACCAGAGGTGTCAGATTACAAG GAGGGACGCATCCTCAGCTTTGATCCGGTGACACAACAGTTGGAATTGCAGCTTCTCGGCCAGCAGCAGA GTCacccagcactggagcacactgaTGGAGCCGCGACTGCTGATAGAAAACAATGTGGAAGAAGTACTTTCGGTGCAATCGTGATTGATCATGCGACCAACTGCCATCAGGTCCCTGATTGGCAACAACATCAACACCGCCACCCCAGCGAGTGA